In one Modestobacter sp. L9-4 genomic region, the following are encoded:
- a CDS encoding transporter substrate-binding domain-containing protein — MTRTRTRRRRPALPVTSALLLSTVTLLSACSSSADIEAQQAGTSEAGAVQALVVDTSAAQSGRVTTTADPDAEALVPDAISADGKLTVGIVGAGDPPLAFLADDNSTVVGSEVDIASLVAQSLGLELDVRNVSWEQWPLSVQSGDVEAVFSNVGVNAKRLELFDFATYRQGIMAFTAKPDSTLAITEAKDIAGLTVAVGSGTNQERILLDWNKANEAAGLAPATLDYYANAADALLAISSGRVDTYLGPNPNAVYQESKKTVSIVGTVNAGWPNTTYVAATSLKGNGLVDAFEAGLQHAFDDGSYAKTLERWGLTDEAVEAPEVNPSVAS; from the coding sequence ATGACCCGCACCCGAACCCGCCGCCGCCGTCCCGCCCTGCCGGTGACCAGCGCCCTGCTGCTGTCCACCGTGACCCTGCTGTCGGCGTGCAGCAGCTCGGCCGACATCGAGGCCCAGCAGGCCGGCACCAGCGAGGCCGGCGCCGTGCAGGCGCTCGTGGTCGACACCAGCGCGGCGCAGTCCGGCCGCGTCACCACCACCGCCGACCCCGACGCGGAGGCGCTGGTGCCCGACGCGATCTCCGCCGACGGCAAGCTCACCGTCGGCATCGTCGGCGCCGGCGACCCGCCGCTGGCCTTCCTCGCCGACGACAACAGCACGGTGGTGGGCAGCGAGGTCGACATCGCCTCGCTGGTCGCCCAGTCACTCGGCCTGGAGCTCGACGTCCGCAACGTCTCCTGGGAGCAGTGGCCGCTGTCGGTGCAGAGCGGGGACGTCGAGGCGGTGTTCAGCAACGTCGGCGTCAACGCCAAGCGGCTGGAGCTGTTCGACTTCGCCACCTACCGGCAGGGGATCATGGCCTTCACCGCGAAGCCCGACAGCACGCTGGCGATCACCGAGGCGAAGGACATCGCCGGGCTGACCGTGGCCGTGGGCTCGGGCACCAACCAGGAGCGGATCCTGCTCGACTGGAACAAGGCCAACGAGGCCGCGGGCCTGGCGCCGGCGACGCTGGACTACTACGCCAACGCCGCCGATGCGCTGCTGGCCATCTCCTCCGGCCGGGTCGACACCTACCTCGGCCCGAACCCCAACGCCGTCTACCAGGAGAGCAAGAAGACGGTGAGCATCGTGGGCACGGTGAACGCCGGGTGGCCCAACACCACCTACGTGGCCGCGACCTCGCTCAAGGGCAACGGGCTGGTCGACGCGTTCGAGGCAGGCCTGCAGCACGCGTTCGACGACGGCAGCTACGCGAAGACCCTGGAACGCTGGGGCCTGACCGACGAGGCCGTGGAGGCACCCGAGGTCAACCCCTCGGTCGCCTCCTGA
- a CDS encoding putative leader peptide, with the protein MPSTALVRRRHVDLLRTASAQCLRTVTTSRP; encoded by the coding sequence GTGCCCAGCACCGCCCTGGTCCGCCGCCGGCACGTCGACCTCCTCCGCACGGCGAGCGCGCAGTGTCTGCGGACGGTCACGACCTCGCGTCCCTGA
- a CDS encoding putative quinol monooxygenase, translating to MILIVVKWPVRPEFDDRWPELVGEFTDAVRAEPGNVFFEWSRSVEEPHTWVLVEGFRDAEAGAVHTASAHFSKAIAEMPDWVSATPSIMYVDSPELSGWGPMGEVQPRG from the coding sequence GTGATCCTCATCGTGGTGAAGTGGCCCGTCCGTCCCGAGTTCGACGACCGCTGGCCGGAGCTGGTCGGCGAGTTCACCGACGCCGTGCGCGCCGAGCCGGGCAACGTGTTCTTCGAGTGGTCCCGCAGCGTCGAGGAGCCGCACACCTGGGTGCTCGTCGAGGGCTTCCGGGACGCCGAGGCCGGCGCGGTGCACACCGCCTCGGCACACTTCTCCAAGGCGATCGCCGAGATGCCGGACTGGGTGTCGGCGACCCCGTCGATCATGTACGTCGATTCCCCGGAGCTGTCCGGCTGGGGCCCGATGGGCGAGGTCCAGCCCCGCGGCTGA
- a CDS encoding amino acid ABC transporter ATP-binding protein, which yields MTAVTARPGRVEVHGVHKSYSGVEVLHGVDLVVEPGTVTVVLGPSGSGKSTLLRSINHLEKVDRGFIALDGELVGYRRRAHRDGDRLHELPEKDLLRQRTRFGFVFQSFNLFPHLTALDNVVEAPVAAQGRPRAEVEAEARDLLARVGLGDRAGAYPRQLSGGQQQRVAIARALAMRPAVLLFDEPTSALDPELVGEVLEVITDLARTGTTMIVVTHEIGFAREVADQVVFMDDGRVVEQGPPEQVLDAPQHDRTRAFLARVL from the coding sequence ATGACCGCGGTCACGGCCCGCCCGGGCCGGGTCGAGGTGCACGGCGTGCACAAGTCCTACAGCGGGGTCGAGGTGCTGCACGGGGTCGACCTGGTGGTCGAGCCGGGCACGGTCACCGTCGTCCTGGGCCCGTCGGGCTCGGGCAAGTCGACGCTGCTGCGCAGCATCAACCACCTGGAGAAGGTCGACCGGGGCTTCATCGCCCTGGACGGCGAGCTGGTCGGCTACCGCCGCAGGGCCCACCGGGACGGCGACCGGCTGCACGAGCTGCCGGAGAAGGACCTGCTGCGCCAGCGCACCCGGTTCGGCTTCGTCTTCCAGTCCTTCAACCTCTTCCCGCACCTGACCGCGCTGGACAACGTGGTCGAGGCACCGGTCGCAGCCCAGGGCCGGCCGCGCGCCGAGGTGGAGGCCGAGGCCCGCGACCTGCTGGCCCGGGTCGGGCTCGGCGACCGCGCCGGGGCCTACCCGCGGCAGCTGTCCGGTGGGCAGCAGCAGCGGGTGGCCATCGCCCGGGCCCTGGCCATGCGCCCGGCGGTGCTGCTGTTCGACGAACCGACGTCCGCGCTGGACCCGGAGCTGGTCGGCGAGGTGCTCGAGGTCATCACCGACCTGGCCCGCACCGGCACCACGATGATCGTGGTGACCCACGAGATCGGCTTCGCCCGCGAGGTCGCCGACCAGGTCGTCTTCATGGACGACGGCCGGGTGGTCGAGCAGGGCCCGCCGGAGCAGGTGCTCGACGCCCCGCAGCACGACCGCACCCGGGCCTTCCTCGCCCGCGTCCTCTGA
- a CDS encoding GNAT family N-acetyltransferase codes for MPTSLSPADLQVVDVHPDDPLAAPLFDDLTAEYDARYGDLFGGAAEEMTRYPAEAFLPPSGAFVLLLEDGTPVAGGAFMTHPSGAAEVKRMWTAATHRRRGLARRVLAELEQRAAAAGYPGLYLTTGPRQPEARDLYLATGWTPLFDPAVPRPTDLETLRGLPVADRLYAFTKHLGDPA; via the coding sequence ATGCCCACGTCCCTGTCCCCCGCCGACCTGCAGGTGGTCGACGTCCACCCCGACGACCCGCTGGCCGCGCCGCTGTTCGACGACCTGACCGCCGAGTACGACGCCCGCTACGGCGACCTGTTCGGCGGCGCCGCCGAGGAGATGACCCGCTACCCGGCCGAGGCGTTCCTGCCGCCGTCCGGGGCGTTCGTCCTGCTGCTGGAGGACGGCACGCCCGTCGCCGGCGGCGCCTTCATGACCCACCCCTCCGGTGCGGCGGAGGTGAAGCGGATGTGGACCGCCGCCACCCACCGCCGCCGCGGCCTGGCCCGCCGGGTGCTCGCCGAGCTGGAGCAGCGGGCCGCCGCGGCCGGCTACCCGGGCCTGTACCTGACCACCGGCCCGCGCCAGCCCGAGGCTCGCGACCTGTACCTCGCCACGGGGTGGACGCCGCTGTTCGACCCCGCCGTCCCCCGCCCCACCGACCTCGAGACGTTGCGCGGCCTGCCGGTCGCCGACCGCCTGTACGCCTTCACCAAGCACCTGGGAGACCCCGCGTGA
- a CDS encoding aminotransferase class V-fold PLP-dependent enzyme encodes MSSALLCSPVPTAVPGALPLLPVVGAATQVPLVPGGSTRYVDLDTAASARALQSVADRVAEALPLYASVHRGAGYLSQVSTALYESARSTVAGFVGARADDVCVLTRHSTDSLNLLAGAVPAGAAVLVLDCEHHADLLPWQRRGPVTVLPTGDTVVATLRALGAELAAAPYALVAVTGASNVTGESLPLAEVVELAHAAGARVVVDGAQLVPHRRFSLAATGADYVVFSGHKTYAPFGSGALVGRRDWLDAAPAYLAGGGAVTEVTVEETSWAAAPHRHEGGSPNVLGAVALAAACDALAALPAGALEEHERALRARLTAGLATLPGVRVLRIWADSDEPTGVVSFTVAGSDPGLVAAYLSAEHGIGVRDGRFCAHPLVARLGVPEGALRASVGVGSTLADVDRLVAALDAYLSEGPQADYAQVAGRWQPVDDPRPLAGLAGADPAAVARGAGCGPSRA; translated from the coding sequence ATGTCCAGCGCACTCCTCTGTTCCCCGGTCCCCACCGCCGTGCCCGGCGCCCTCCCGCTGCTGCCGGTCGTCGGCGCCGCGACCCAGGTGCCGCTCGTCCCGGGCGGCAGCACCCGCTACGTCGACCTCGACACCGCCGCCAGCGCGCGGGCCCTGCAGTCGGTCGCCGACCGGGTCGCCGAGGCGCTGCCGCTCTACGCCAGCGTGCACCGCGGCGCCGGGTACCTCTCGCAGGTCTCCACCGCGCTCTACGAGTCGGCGCGCTCGACCGTGGCCGGGTTCGTCGGTGCCCGGGCGGACGACGTCTGCGTGCTCACCCGGCACAGCACCGACTCGCTGAACCTGCTGGCCGGCGCCGTCCCGGCCGGGGCCGCCGTGCTGGTGCTCGACTGCGAGCACCACGCCGACCTGCTGCCCTGGCAGCGCCGCGGCCCGGTGACCGTCCTGCCCACCGGCGACACGGTGGTGGCCACCCTGCGCGCCCTCGGCGCGGAGCTGGCCGCCGCCCCGTACGCGCTGGTCGCGGTCACCGGGGCGTCCAACGTCACCGGTGAGTCGCTGCCGCTGGCGGAGGTCGTCGAGCTCGCACACGCCGCCGGTGCCCGGGTGGTCGTCGACGGCGCGCAGCTGGTGCCGCACCGCCGTTTCTCCCTCGCCGCCACCGGTGCCGACTACGTCGTCTTCTCCGGGCACAAGACCTACGCGCCGTTCGGTTCCGGGGCGCTGGTCGGCCGCCGCGACTGGCTGGACGCCGCACCGGCGTACCTGGCCGGCGGCGGTGCGGTCACCGAGGTGACGGTCGAGGAGACCAGCTGGGCGGCCGCCCCGCACCGGCACGAGGGCGGCTCGCCGAACGTGCTCGGCGCCGTCGCGCTGGCCGCGGCCTGCGACGCGCTGGCCGCCCTCCCCGCCGGTGCCCTGGAGGAGCACGAGCGGGCGCTGCGCGCCCGGCTGACCGCCGGCCTGGCCACGCTGCCCGGCGTCCGGGTGCTGCGCATCTGGGCGGACTCCGACGAGCCCACCGGGGTCGTGTCCTTCACCGTCGCCGGCTCCGACCCGGGGCTGGTCGCGGCGTACCTGTCCGCCGAGCACGGCATCGGCGTGCGCGACGGCCGGTTCTGCGCCCACCCGCTGGTGGCCCGGCTCGGCGTGCCCGAGGGTGCACTGCGGGCCAGCGTCGGGGTGGGCAGCACCCTCGCCGACGTCGACCGGCTGGTCGCCGCCCTCGACGCCTACCTCAGCGAGGGGCCGCAGGCGGACTACGCGCAGGTCGCCGGGCGTTGGCAGCCGGTGGACGACCCCCGGCCGCTGGCCGGGCTGGCCGGCGCCGACCCGGCGGCGGTCGCCCGCGGCGCCGGCTGCGGACCGTCCCGGGCCTGA
- a CDS encoding DUF1684 domain-containing protein, which yields MTLTETPTETPTDSAFADEWRSWHAQHEAARADGHGFLAITGLTWLTGEPQRVAGVPGEWWTGPGGPVVRLADGEELVADGATVSGEHAFGEIPERGGVTAVVGDVVIEVARRGGSDVVRPRDPANPVLAAYTGTPTYAPDPRWQVTGTYVPFDQPRPTTVGSVVEGLEHVYDAPGRIEFTLDGQQLALTAFEGLTSDSFMVLFTDETSGVTTYAANRSLKVGAPAADGTVTVDFNRATNLPCAYTVFATCPLPPAENRLPLAVEAGEKKPAA from the coding sequence ATGACCCTCACCGAGACCCCCACCGAGACCCCCACCGACAGCGCGTTCGCCGACGAGTGGCGCAGCTGGCACGCCCAGCACGAGGCCGCCCGCGCCGACGGCCACGGCTTCCTGGCGATCACCGGCCTGACCTGGCTCACCGGTGAGCCGCAGCGGGTCGCCGGCGTCCCGGGGGAGTGGTGGACCGGGCCCGGCGGACCCGTGGTGCGGCTCGCCGACGGCGAGGAGCTCGTCGCCGACGGTGCCACCGTCTCCGGGGAGCACGCGTTCGGCGAGATCCCCGAACGCGGTGGAGTCACCGCGGTGGTCGGGGACGTCGTCATCGAGGTCGCCCGCCGGGGCGGGTCCGACGTCGTGCGGCCGCGCGACCCGGCCAACCCGGTGCTCGCCGCCTACACCGGCACGCCCACCTACGCCCCGGACCCGCGCTGGCAGGTGACCGGCACGTACGTGCCCTTCGACCAGCCGCGCCCGACCACCGTCGGCTCGGTCGTCGAGGGCCTCGAGCACGTCTACGACGCCCCCGGCCGGATCGAGTTCACCCTCGACGGGCAGCAGCTGGCGCTCACCGCCTTCGAGGGGCTGACGTCGGACTCCTTCATGGTGCTGTTCACCGACGAGACGTCCGGGGTCACCACCTACGCGGCGAACCGGTCGCTGAAGGTCGGGGCACCCGCCGCCGACGGCACGGTGACCGTGGACTTCAACCGGGCCACCAACCTGCCGTGCGCCTACACCGTCTTCGCCACCTGCCCGCTGCCGCCGGCGGAGAACCGGCTGCCGCTCGCGGTCGAGGCGGGGGAGAAGAAGCCCGCCGCCTGA
- a CDS encoding NADPH-dependent FMN reductase — protein sequence MTTIAVVGNPKPNSRTRAAAERVVAELTGAPPDRVVDVVDLGAGLLGWGDPAVAEAVEALRRAEVAVVASPTYKATYTGLLKLFLDQVGTGDLAGVVAVPLMLGGGPTHALAPELLLKPVLVELGATTPTRGLYLVDRVWDAPGPLEEWAAVARRQVTAARTAGRD from the coding sequence GTGACCACCATCGCCGTCGTGGGCAACCCGAAGCCGAACTCCCGCACCCGCGCCGCCGCCGAGCGCGTCGTGGCCGAGCTGACCGGCGCACCGCCGGACCGGGTCGTGGACGTCGTCGACCTGGGCGCCGGGCTGCTGGGCTGGGGTGACCCCGCGGTCGCCGAGGCCGTCGAGGCGCTGCGCCGGGCGGAGGTCGCCGTCGTGGCGAGCCCGACCTACAAGGCCACCTACACCGGCCTGCTGAAGCTGTTCCTGGACCAGGTGGGCACCGGTGACCTGGCCGGGGTGGTCGCCGTCCCGCTCATGCTCGGCGGGGGGCCGACGCACGCGCTGGCGCCGGAGCTGCTGCTGAAGCCGGTACTGGTCGAGCTGGGCGCCACGACACCCACCCGGGGGCTCTACCTGGTCGACCGGGTGTGGGACGCCCCCGGTCCACTGGAGGAGTGGGCGGCCGTCGCCCGCCGACAGGTGACCGCTGCCCGCACCGCCGGCCGCGACTGA
- a CDS encoding amino acid ABC transporter permease: MTTLDTRPATAPPAGTPFDQLKVVPARHPGRWVATAAVAVLLAMVVNSLVTNPRWEWGVVGAYLTEESIVRGVLTTIELTAITAVVGFALGTVLALMRLSRSPLLRAVSWGYTWVFRSVPLILQLLLWYNLAYLYQHLDLGIPFGPSFVSVPTLSLIDKFGAAILGLGLHQAAYSAEIVRAGILSVDAGQHEAAASLGIPRRRQTTRIVLPQAMRTIVPTAVNEVIGLFKGTSIVYVLALGELFYTVSVIYGRTQRVLPMLVVAAIWYIVLTTVVTVVQYYVERHYARGAVRALPPTPLQRVRSELTGVLARFGAPRGATR; this comes from the coding sequence GTGACCACCCTCGACACCCGGCCGGCCACCGCACCCCCGGCCGGCACCCCGTTCGACCAGCTGAAGGTGGTGCCGGCCCGGCACCCCGGCCGCTGGGTGGCCACCGCCGCCGTGGCCGTGCTGCTGGCGATGGTGGTGAACAGCCTGGTCACCAACCCGCGGTGGGAGTGGGGCGTCGTGGGCGCCTACCTGACCGAGGAGTCGATCGTCCGCGGCGTGCTCACCACCATCGAGCTGACGGCGATCACCGCGGTGGTCGGCTTCGCCCTCGGCACGGTGCTCGCGCTGATGCGGCTCAGCCGCTCGCCGCTGCTGCGGGCGGTGAGCTGGGGCTACACCTGGGTCTTCCGCTCCGTGCCGCTGATCCTGCAGCTGCTGCTCTGGTACAACCTCGCCTACCTCTACCAGCACCTGGACCTGGGCATCCCGTTCGGCCCGTCCTTCGTCAGCGTCCCGACGCTCTCGCTGATCGACAAGTTCGGCGCCGCGATCCTGGGGCTCGGCCTGCACCAGGCCGCCTACTCCGCCGAGATCGTGCGGGCCGGCATCCTGTCCGTCGACGCCGGCCAGCACGAGGCCGCCGCCAGCCTGGGCATCCCCCGCCGCCGGCAGACCACCCGGATCGTGCTCCCGCAGGCCATGCGCACCATCGTGCCGACCGCGGTCAACGAGGTGATCGGCCTGTTCAAGGGCACCTCGATCGTCTACGTGCTGGCCCTGGGTGAGCTCTTCTACACCGTCAGCGTCATCTACGGCCGCACCCAGCGGGTGCTGCCCATGCTGGTGGTCGCCGCGATCTGGTACATCGTGCTCACCACCGTCGTCACCGTCGTGCAGTACTACGTGGAGCGGCACTACGCCCGGGGCGCGGTCCGCGCGTTGCCGCCCACCCCGCTGCAGCGGGTGCGCTCCGAGCTGACCGGTGTCCTCGCCCGCTTCGGTGCCCCCCGCGGGGCCACCCGATGA
- a CDS encoding ABC transporter substrate-binding protein, with the protein MTARSRRAPLVTVLAAVSALALGACTSSSAIEQAAAVQEGVTTDALVVNTTPEQDRVHTQRNQAAIDLLPAGAFPDGKLQVSVTQGAVPLAFFADDNATVIGNETDIATLVADALGLELELVVNDWSNWPLATQSGEVDATISNVTVTEKRKELFDFSSYRVDQLGWLVRADSGRTIAEAKDVAGLRVGVSSGTNQEQILLAWDRANTAAGLEPVTIDYYESYNDAVLALQSGRLDTYVGPNATAAYSAATSPQDVAIAGTTNGGWPDTAEIAVATEKGNGLAEAFTAALNGAIADGSYRQVLDRWGLGAEAVAESRTNPPGLGS; encoded by the coding sequence GTGACCGCACGCAGCCGGCGAGCCCCGCTCGTCACCGTCCTGGCCGCTGTGTCCGCGCTGGCCCTCGGTGCGTGCACCAGCTCCAGCGCCATCGAGCAGGCCGCCGCCGTCCAGGAGGGCGTCACCACCGACGCCCTCGTGGTGAACACGACCCCGGAGCAGGACCGGGTGCACACCCAGCGCAACCAGGCCGCGATCGACCTGCTGCCCGCAGGGGCCTTCCCGGACGGGAAGCTGCAGGTCTCGGTGACCCAGGGTGCCGTCCCGCTGGCCTTCTTCGCCGACGACAACGCCACCGTCATCGGCAACGAGACCGACATCGCCACCCTGGTCGCCGACGCGCTGGGCCTGGAGCTGGAGCTGGTGGTCAACGACTGGTCGAACTGGCCGCTGGCCACCCAGTCCGGCGAGGTCGACGCCACCATCTCCAACGTCACGGTGACCGAGAAGCGCAAGGAGCTGTTCGACTTCTCCTCCTACCGCGTGGACCAGCTGGGCTGGCTGGTGCGGGCCGACAGCGGCCGCACCATCGCCGAGGCCAAGGACGTCGCCGGGCTGAGGGTCGGGGTGTCCTCGGGCACCAACCAGGAGCAGATCCTGCTGGCCTGGGACCGGGCCAACACCGCAGCCGGGCTGGAGCCGGTGACCATCGACTACTACGAGTCCTACAACGACGCGGTGCTGGCCCTGCAGTCCGGCCGCCTCGACACCTACGTCGGGCCGAACGCCACCGCGGCCTACAGCGCGGCGACCAGCCCCCAGGACGTCGCCATCGCCGGCACGACCAACGGCGGCTGGCCGGACACCGCCGAGATCGCCGTCGCCACCGAGAAGGGCAACGGGCTGGCCGAGGCGTTCACCGCCGCGCTCAACGGCGCGATCGCCGACGGCAGCTACCGACAGGTGCTCGACCGCTGGGGCCTGGGCGCCGAGGCCGTCGCCGAGTCCCGCACCAACCCGCCGGGCCTGGGCTCCTGA